From Hippoglossus stenolepis isolate QCI-W04-F060 chromosome 4, HSTE1.2, whole genome shotgun sequence, a single genomic window includes:
- the LOC124851652 gene encoding LOW QUALITY PROTEIN: zinc finger BED domain-containing protein 5-like (The sequence of the model RefSeq protein was modified relative to this genomic sequence to represent the inferred CDS: inserted 1 base in 1 codon) has protein sequence MLQHAVEASYGVAKIAKTGKPHTIGEDLILPADKEMVGVVIGEKAAKQLNVISLSVKRRIDEVAEDVLKQLVSRIRASNFYALQLDESTYIASLSNLLAFVRYEYDGEIHGDFLFCKPLPSHTTAGTIFETLNTFMVSNDIDWTNCVGLSTDGARAMVGKLMGVVKRXQRPLVTAVHCCIHREILATKTMSADLKTVLDEAVRTVNFIKSRPLQSRLFAILCTEMGSDHRQLLLHTEVRWLSRVKVLTRLFELRDEVRTFLVDSRFELSDQFCDFDWLCKLTYLADIFSYLNGLNLSLQGKAFTMFHVHGEIEATIRKLELWDRRVVQKNYEYFDNLCEFLNKEERQIPTSVAGDIKEHLRTLKTQLRRYFPAISEQNSWIQNPFASHNEDVIAGFSSREQDRLVDLSCDTALKLIFSQTHLTHFWMHVYSEYTNLSTKALMFLMPFATTYLCETGFSALVALKTKYRNRLDVGPDLRLKLTSIQPDIKTLTA, from the exons atgctgcagcac GCAGTGGAGGCGTCATACGGCGTAGCTAAGATAGCGAAAACTGGAAAGCCACACACCATTGGGGAAGATTTAATCCTGCCTGCCGACAAAGAGATGGTTGGAGTGGTGATTGGTGAGAAAGCAGCTAAACAACTGAACGTGATTTCCCTGTCAGTGAAGCGCCGCATTGATGAAGTGGCCGAAGATGTGTTGAAGCAGCTTGTGAGCAGAATACGAGCAAGCAACTTTTATGCTCTCCAGCTCGACGAGTCGACCTACATTGCAAGCTTGTCAAACTTGCTTGCTTTTGTTAGATATGAATATGATGGAGAAATACACGgagattttctgttttgcaaaCCTTTGCCTTCACACACTACAGCAGGGACCATTTTTGAGACTCTGAATACATTCATGGTTTCCAATGATATAGACTGGACAAATTGTGTGGGGCTCAGCACAGACGGAGCACGGGCCATGGTGGGAAAACTAATGGGAGTTGTGAAAA GTCAAAGACCGCTGGTAACTGCGGTCCACTGCTGTATCCACAGAGAGATACTGGCCACAAAAACGATGTCTGCGGATTTAAAGACCGTCTTGGATGAAGCAGTGAGAACAGTTAATTTCATCAAAAGTCGCCCTCTGCAGTCACGCCTGTTTGCCATATTATGCACGGAGATGGGAAGCGACCACAGGCAGCTTCTCCTGCACACCGAAGTGCGGTGGCTGTCGCGCGTTAAGGTGCTCACTCGACTTTTTGAACTGCGTGACGAGGTCCGGACATTTCTTGTGGACTCCCGGTTTGAACTGTCAGATCAATTCTGTGACTTCGATTGGCTGTGTAAGTTGACGTACTTGGCCGACATTTTCAGCTACTTAAATGGCCTCAATCTATCCCTCCAAGGAAAAGCCTTTACCATGTTTCATGTCCACGGAGAGATAGAGGCCACGATAAGGAAGCTCGAGCTATGGGACAGAAGAGTGGTCCAGAAAAACTATGAGTACTTTGACAACCTGTGTGAGTTTCTCAacaaagaggagaggcagaTCCCGACCTCCGTGGCAGGTGACATCAAGGAGCACCTGCGGACCCTGAAGACGCAGCTACGGAGATATTTCCCTGCAATCAGCGAGCAGAATAGCTGGATCCAGAACCCATTTGCCTCCCATAACGAGGATGTTATCGCAGGCTTCAGTTCCAGGGAGCAGGACAGACTTGTGGATTTATCTTGTGATACTGCTTTGAAGCTGATCTTTTCACAGACGCACCTGACACATTTCTGGATGCATGTGTACTCGGAATATACTAATCTGTCTACGAAGGCGTTGATGTTTCTCATGCCTTTTGCCACAACTTATCTGTGTGAGACTGGATTTTCAGCACTTGTGGCTTTAAAGACAAAGTACAGGAACAGACTGGATGTTGGGCCTGATCTCCGCCTGAAGTTGACTTCCATTCAGCCGGACATCAAAACTTTGACAGCTTAA